The following are encoded in a window of Nitrospinota bacterium genomic DNA:
- a CDS encoding zinc ABC transporter substrate-binding protein, whose protein sequence is MNFRKGALAMAFLLILAAACQRSAPQSTGRPRVIVTLFPLYDFTRAVGGGRADVTMLLSPGMEPHAYEPPPSDVAGIMAASLFIYTGAAMEPWAERILKSAPNPRRLVADTSNGIRLMEGEKDDGHHHERGGDPHIWLDFENAQKMVNSIAEAFAKIDRNNAQLYRDNASVYNKQLEELDAAYQKGLARCATRELIHGGHYAFGYMARRYRLDYHAAYGFSPEAEPSANTMMALTKLVKSSNARGVFYEELVLPKTAQAIAGEAGVPLLQLNAAHNITREQMARGVTFIGLMRENLQNLRTGLACE, encoded by the coding sequence ATGAATTTCAGGAAGGGCGCGTTGGCTATGGCGTTCCTGTTGATACTCGCCGCCGCCTGTCAGCGTTCCGCACCGCAATCCACGGGACGTCCGCGCGTCATTGTCACCCTTTTTCCGCTTTACGATTTCACCCGCGCCGTCGGGGGAGGCCGCGCCGATGTGACGATGCTGCTTTCTCCCGGCATGGAGCCGCACGCCTACGAGCCGCCTCCATCCGATGTGGCCGGCATCATGGCGGCCAGCCTTTTCATCTACACCGGAGCGGCGATGGAGCCGTGGGCGGAAAGGATATTAAAAAGCGCTCCCAATCCCCGGCGGCTGGTGGCCGATACCTCCAACGGCATCCGGCTGATGGAAGGGGAGAAGGATGACGGGCATCATCATGAGCGTGGGGGAGACCCGCATATCTGGCTGGACTTTGAAAATGCCCAGAAGATGGTGAACTCCATCGCGGAGGCTTTTGCGAAAATAGACCGGAATAACGCCCAATTATACAGGGATAATGCATCCGTCTATAACAAACAACTGGAAGAGCTTGATGCCGCATATCAAAAAGGGTTGGCCCGATGCGCCACGCGCGAACTTATCCACGGCGGGCATTACGCTTTCGGCTATATGGCGCGCCGTTACCGGCTGGACTATCACGCCGCCTATGGGTTTTCACCCGAGGCCGAGCCGTCGGCAAACACGATGATGGCGCTGACCAAGCTGGTAAAGTCGTCGAACGCGCGAGGCGTTTTTTACGAGGAGTTGGTGCTTCCCAAAACGGCACAGGCCATCGCCGGGGAGGCGGGGGTGCCGCTGCTGCAATTGAACGCCGCGCACAATATCACCCGCGAGCAGATGGCGCGGGGAGTTACCTTCATCGGCCTGATGCGGGAAAACCTGCAAAACCTCCGCACCGGCCTCGCCTGCGAATGA
- a CDS encoding glutamate synthase subunit beta → MGKILGFKEFGRQTHRYDAVEKRVKNCHEFVLPLSKDQVQNQGARCMECGTPFCHPNCPLNNLIPDWNDLVYKGRWEEALQALWSTNNFPEFTGRICPAPCESGCVLGIISPPVAIKGIEYSIIEEAWKSGIIKPNPPAQRSGKKIAVIGSGPAGLAAADQLNKAGHAVTVYERADRIGGLLRYGIPDFKLDKSVIDRRIKLMEAEGVKFVTNANIGVNVAAKKILDESDAVVMACGATIPRDLPIPGRNLKGVRFAMEFLGQNNKRVAGDKIAADAEITVTGKHVVVIGGGDTGSDCVGTSIRQGAASVLQIELLPKPPEGRTAQTPWPVYPGPRMFSTSSSQAEGCARDWSILSKEFIDDGRGNVSGIKAVRLEWEGMKFKELPGTEMTLKADAVFLAMGFLYTDPASIVKELGVELDQRGNVKTGADYQSSVKKVFSAGDCHTGQSLVVSAIAEGRECAREVDKFLSGGESLLPSRNRSFYDLK, encoded by the coding sequence ATGGGTAAAATACTCGGCTTCAAGGAATTTGGACGCCAGACCCACCGGTACGACGCCGTGGAAAAGCGGGTGAAGAACTGCCATGAGTTCGTGCTCCCGCTTTCCAAAGACCAGGTGCAAAATCAGGGGGCCCGCTGCATGGAATGCGGCACCCCCTTCTGCCACCCGAACTGTCCGCTCAACAACCTGATACCGGACTGGAACGACCTCGTCTACAAAGGACGCTGGGAAGAGGCGCTTCAGGCTCTTTGGAGCACCAACAATTTTCCCGAGTTCACCGGCCGCATCTGCCCCGCCCCGTGTGAATCGGGCTGCGTGCTCGGCATCATCAGTCCGCCTGTCGCCATCAAGGGGATTGAATATTCCATCATCGAAGAGGCGTGGAAGAGCGGCATCATAAAGCCGAATCCCCCGGCGCAGCGGAGCGGCAAAAAAATCGCCGTCATCGGCTCCGGCCCCGCGGGCCTTGCCGCCGCCGACCAGCTCAACAAAGCGGGCCACGCCGTGACCGTCTACGAACGGGCCGACCGCATCGGCGGCCTGCTCCGCTACGGCATCCCCGATTTCAAGCTGGACAAATCGGTGATCGACCGCCGCATCAAGCTGATGGAAGCCGAAGGGGTGAAATTCGTCACCAACGCCAACATCGGCGTGAACGTTGCCGCCAAAAAGATTCTGGATGAATCGGACGCGGTGGTGATGGCGTGCGGCGCAACCATCCCGCGCGACCTGCCGATACCGGGCCGCAACCTGAAAGGCGTTCGCTTCGCGATGGAGTTTTTGGGACAGAACAACAAGCGCGTGGCTGGCGATAAGATCGCCGCCGACGCCGAGATCACCGTTACGGGAAAACACGTCGTCGTTATCGGCGGCGGCGATACCGGCTCCGACTGCGTCGGCACCTCCATCCGGCAAGGGGCCGCCTCGGTTTTGCAGATCGAGCTGCTGCCGAAACCGCCGGAAGGACGCACCGCCCAAACCCCGTGGCCGGTTTATCCCGGCCCCCGGATGTTCAGCACTTCATCTTCGCAGGCCGAAGGATGCGCGCGCGATTGGTCGATCCTCTCAAAAGAGTTCATTGATGATGGCAGAGGCAATGTTTCCGGCATCAAGGCGGTCCGCCTCGAATGGGAAGGGATGAAATTCAAGGAACTCCCCGGCACCGAAATGACGCTTAAGGCCGACGCGGTATTCCTCGCGATGGGCTTCCTCTACACCGACCCCGCTTCTATCGTTAAGGAGCTGGGGGTGGAGCTGGATCAGCGCGGCAACGTAAAGACCGGCGCCGACTACCAAAGCTCGGTAAAGAAGGTGTTTTCCGCGGGCGACTGCCACACCGGCCAGTCGCTGGTGGTCAGCGCCATCGCCGAAGGGCGCGAGTGCGCGCGCGAAGTGGACAAGTTCCTCAGCGGCGGCGAATCACTGCTCCCCTCTCGGAACCGCTCGTTCTACGACCTCAAGTAA
- a CDS encoding FecR domain-containing protein codes for MKRMFAWLLPAFLLLIPGTAFAADFTAEIVDLDGKVTVTQKAAGKATPAQKGMKLVPGDVLATATDAEAELLYEDGNVTRVGEETTLTIKELSIADDKSRKTVLDLAAGQLKNSVSKLVSKTSSFEVHTKSAVAGVTGTPPWVVKAIGGKAGGAQRTEVDLITGTSGQVFVKGIDPAAPKVFLTPGTRTMVLFGMPPAPPSPISPARLAQLQKAMPITTPPETMQQKRQELDIKTGIGAEPPPASGEGASATPEAAPEEPVEPAKAAAPATAVQPPAAPVDTMLDHVAKNISITTFTPPADSTTGENSEQQGVQAGNITTTQTATQMPATTKVHIQLNLQTK; via the coding sequence ATGAAACGAATGTTTGCGTGGTTGTTGCCGGCTTTCCTCCTTCTTATCCCCGGCACGGCGTTCGCCGCCGATTTCACCGCCGAGATCGTCGACCTTGACGGTAAAGTGACGGTCACGCAAAAAGCCGCCGGCAAGGCAACGCCCGCGCAAAAAGGGATGAAGCTCGTTCCCGGCGATGTGTTGGCAACCGCCACAGACGCCGAGGCGGAACTGCTGTACGAAGACGGCAACGTTACAAGAGTCGGCGAAGAGACAACCCTCACGATTAAAGAACTCTCCATTGCCGACGACAAGAGCCGCAAGACGGTGCTTGATCTGGCGGCGGGACAATTGAAAAACTCCGTGTCAAAGCTTGTGAGCAAGACCTCCAGCTTCGAGGTACACACGAAATCCGCCGTGGCGGGCGTTACCGGCACGCCACCGTGGGTGGTAAAAGCCATCGGTGGCAAGGCGGGCGGCGCGCAACGGACGGAGGTCGACCTTATTACCGGCACAAGCGGGCAGGTCTTCGTAAAAGGGATTGACCCGGCGGCGCCAAAAGTGTTTTTGACGCCCGGCACCCGCACAATGGTTTTGTTCGGAATGCCACCGGCTCCGCCATCCCCTATTTCACCGGCTCGCCTGGCGCAGTTGCAGAAGGCAATGCCAATCACCACGCCGCCCGAAACCATGCAGCAAAAACGGCAGGAACTGGACATCAAGACCGGCATCGGCGCCGAGCCGCCCCCCGCTTCGGGTGAAGGGGCTTCCGCCACACCAGAGGCGGCGCCGGAGGAACCCGTTGAGCCCGCGAAAGCCGCCGCTCCGGCTACCGCCGTGCAGCCGCCAGCGGCCCCGGTGGATACGATGCTCGACCATGTGGCAAAAAATATCTCCATTACAACGTTCACCCCTCCCGCCGATTCCACCACCGGTGAAAACAGCGAGCAGCAGGGGGTGCAAGCGGGAAATATCACCACTACCCAGACCGCAACCCAGATGCCCGCCACAACCAAAGTGCATATACAACTCAACCTGCAAACCAAATGA
- a CDS encoding NAD(P)-dependent oxidoreductase, which produces MKIEKVLVTGGAGYIGAALCEHLLDAGYGVILYDRFLFGSKPVAHLKNRPGLVIVHGDIRDTKKIARLLKPGMAVIHLASLSNDPSCDLDPGWSVAINHEAAMRLAAAAKAAGGGRFIFASSCSVYGYGDGKVLGENSPCNPVSLYAKLKLKTETELTAMADGSFCPVYLRQATIFGLAPRMRFDLAVNQMTLHAITRGKIFVLGGGQQWRPFLHVRDAAAAFRLALEAKREKVFCQAFNVGSNANNIKIADLARTVSGEVEAEVEVAPADADRRNYNVDFSKIARVLGFKASHSIVDGIREVAAWVGRDIKKDYNTGEFFNILRMKESASILAGGRRRAAAPRPGAQKVFDFIRAGEAFDLLLRACGVGRGDAVIAGKKSGRWLLDRLKKYGLRVTLLPAENGGMSHAALEKYLTKGTCAVFLTGAESPATLKLAKKTHAIIVTETPVAANADAVFWMRDVLPGAALSPAARIRVNGGPVGKNLRACIKKRTGEWMESPLAGKAVTDAFDLLGK; this is translated from the coding sequence ATGAAAATAGAAAAGGTACTGGTCACCGGTGGCGCCGGGTATATCGGCGCGGCGCTCTGCGAACATCTGCTTGATGCCGGCTACGGCGTGATTCTGTACGACCGCTTCCTTTTCGGTTCAAAGCCGGTGGCGCACCTGAAAAACCGCCCCGGCCTCGTCATCGTCCACGGCGACATCCGCGATACCAAAAAAATAGCCCGGCTGCTGAAGCCCGGCATGGCGGTGATCCACCTCGCCTCGCTTTCCAACGACCCATCGTGCGACCTCGATCCCGGCTGGTCCGTGGCGATCAACCACGAAGCGGCGATGCGGCTGGCGGCGGCGGCAAAAGCGGCTGGCGGCGGACGATTCATTTTCGCCTCCTCCTGTTCGGTCTACGGCTACGGCGATGGCAAGGTTTTGGGGGAGAACTCCCCCTGCAATCCGGTATCGCTTTACGCCAAGCTGAAGCTCAAAACCGAAACCGAACTGACCGCGATGGCGGATGGCTCGTTTTGCCCCGTTTATTTGCGGCAGGCGACCATCTTCGGCCTCGCTCCCCGCATGCGGTTCGACCTGGCGGTGAACCAGATGACGCTCCACGCCATCACGCGCGGCAAGATTTTTGTGCTGGGGGGCGGACAGCAGTGGCGGCCCTTCCTCCATGTGCGCGACGCCGCCGCGGCGTTCCGGCTGGCGCTGGAGGCGAAGCGTGAAAAAGTGTTTTGTCAGGCGTTCAACGTCGGGAGCAATGCCAACAACATAAAAATAGCCGATCTCGCCCGCACGGTGAGCGGCGAGGTGGAAGCCGAAGTGGAAGTGGCCCCGGCGGATGCCGACCGGCGCAACTACAACGTTGATTTTTCCAAGATCGCGCGTGTGCTTGGCTTCAAGGCTTCACACTCCATTGTGGATGGGATACGCGAGGTTGCCGCATGGGTGGGGCGCGATATAAAAAAGGACTACAACACCGGCGAATTTTTCAACATCCTGCGGATGAAGGAATCGGCCAGCATCCTCGCCGGCGGCAGGCGGCGCGCGGCGGCGCCACGCCCCGGCGCGCAAAAAGTGTTCGATTTCATCCGCGCGGGCGAAGCATTCGACCTGCTGTTGCGCGCCTGCGGCGTGGGGCGCGGCGACGCGGTGATCGCGGGGAAAAAAAGCGGGCGCTGGCTGCTGGATCGGCTTAAAAAGTACGGCCTGCGCGTAACGCTGCTCCCCGCCGAAAACGGCGGCATGAGCCACGCCGCGCTGGAAAAATACCTGACAAAAGGGACGTGCGCGGTCTTCCTCACCGGCGCGGAATCCCCCGCCACGCTGAAGTTGGCGAAAAAAACACATGCCATCATCGTCACCGAAACGCCGGTGGCGGCAAACGCCGACGCCGTATTCTGGATGCGCGATGTGCTCCCCGGCGCGGCGCTCTCCCCCGCCGCCCGCATCCGCGTGAACGGCGGCCCGGTTGGCAAGAACCTCCGCGCCTGCATCAAAAAGCGCACCGGCGAGTGGATGGAGTCGCCGCTCGCCGGCAAAGCCGTCACAGACGCCTTCGACCTTTTGGGAAAGTAG
- a CDS encoding cyclic nucleotide-binding domain-containing protein, producing the protein MSNWQPVEMDHAALLALLKKAESLTAGLDGADMEKLISIASPEEYGANSVLTQEDERSRDIFIVVKGTLSVEMNLTPQDVKPVSLLKIRDGGVAGELSFLDGARRSASLRAAMPTSVIRFPHDKMENLFNAEKGLGLTVMRNLAQLVTQRLRSTNFELRSRLG; encoded by the coding sequence GTGTCGAATTGGCAACCGGTTGAAATGGATCATGCGGCGCTGCTGGCGCTGCTGAAAAAGGCGGAAAGTCTCACCGCCGGGCTTGACGGCGCGGATATGGAAAAGCTTATTTCCATCGCTTCCCCGGAGGAATACGGCGCCAACAGCGTTTTGACCCAGGAGGATGAACGTTCGCGCGATATTTTTATCGTGGTCAAGGGGACGTTAAGTGTGGAGATGAACCTCACGCCGCAAGACGTCAAGCCCGTGAGCTTGTTGAAGATCCGCGATGGCGGCGTGGCGGGTGAGCTGTCGTTTCTGGACGGCGCGCGGCGTTCCGCCTCGCTCAGGGCGGCGATGCCCACCAGCGTGATCCGTTTCCCCCACGACAAGATGGAAAACCTTTTCAATGCTGAAAAGGGGCTTGGTTTAACGGTTATGCGCAATCTGGCCCAGTTGGTGACCCAGCGGCTTCGGAGCACCAACTTCGAACTCCGCTCCCGCCTCGGCTGA
- a CDS encoding nitroreductase family protein, with product MGKEPDNKRVPEAPVDPIFINRWSPRALDPSPIHPETLKTLFEAARWSPSCFNDQPWLFMYADTAELRATHLEILAEGNRVWCKNAPALAILFARRRFAHNNKPNGWAVFDCGAAWMALTMQARLLGLYTHGMAGFSKEAAHRLLKVPQEDYEAVCAIAIGRYGDPASLPADLREREEPNGRNPSASVARRFF from the coding sequence ATGGGGAAAGAACCTGATAACAAACGAGTTCCAGAAGCACCAGTCGATCCAATTTTTATAAACCGCTGGTCTCCCCGTGCTCTTGACCCCTCCCCCATCCACCCGGAAACGCTTAAAACGCTGTTCGAGGCAGCCCGCTGGTCTCCTTCCTGCTTCAATGATCAGCCGTGGCTCTTCATGTATGCCGATACCGCCGAACTGCGGGCAACCCACCTTGAAATCCTGGCCGAGGGAAACCGCGTATGGTGCAAAAATGCTCCCGCGCTGGCTATCCTTTTCGCCCGCCGACGCTTTGCCCACAACAACAAGCCCAACGGCTGGGCCGTCTTTGATTGCGGCGCGGCATGGATGGCGCTCACCATGCAGGCCCGGCTGCTCGGCCTTTACACACATGGTATGGCTGGCTTTAGCAAAGAGGCCGCCCACCGCCTGCTGAAGGTGCCGCAAGAGGACTACGAAGCGGTCTGCGCCATCGCCATAGGCCGCTACGGCGACCCGGCCTCACTCCCCGCCGACCTGCGGGAGCGCGAAGAACCGAACGGCCGCAACCCTTCCGCCTCCGTGGCCCGCCGCTTTTTTTAA
- a CDS encoding aldo/keto reductase, translating to MEQRELGTTGIQVSVICYGAWGIGGAPWWTTKGDEVSRGSILAAVEEGINFFDTAPAYGWGHSERLLGDVLKPFRDTVVLATKCGLSNMNGQIVRDLKPAAIRKELDVSLRNLKTEYIDLYQIHWPSPNDSMEHAMEELAKAKEKGKIRAIGVSNFDLPLLERARKVVLVDCVQPKYNLLERDIEADILPYCAKNKIGVIAYSPLSSGLLTGKYGKGTHFEDWRGGGGFGIFRPETLAKAYDRVEKLKATAAEIGKPPAHIAINWVIANPAVTAAIVGVKDAAQLKDGVKCLRYPLTTEEKKRVELATG from the coding sequence TTGGAACAGCGTGAACTCGGAACAACCGGGATACAAGTATCCGTCATCTGTTACGGCGCGTGGGGCATAGGCGGCGCGCCGTGGTGGACCACCAAGGGGGACGAGGTTTCCCGCGGCTCAATCCTCGCGGCGGTGGAGGAGGGAATCAATTTTTTCGACACCGCCCCGGCCTACGGTTGGGGACACAGCGAACGGCTGCTGGGCGATGTGCTGAAGCCGTTCCGCGATACCGTGGTGTTGGCAACCAAGTGCGGGCTTTCCAACATGAACGGGCAAATCGTGCGCGACCTGAAGCCCGCGGCCATACGAAAGGAACTGGACGTCAGCCTGAGAAACCTCAAGACCGAATATATCGACCTTTACCAGATACATTGGCCATCGCCTAACGATTCGATGGAACACGCGATGGAAGAGTTGGCCAAGGCGAAGGAAAAGGGGAAGATACGGGCCATCGGCGTGAGCAACTTCGATCTGCCGCTGCTGGAGCGGGCGCGCAAGGTGGTTCTGGTCGATTGCGTACAGCCGAAGTACAACCTGCTGGAGCGCGATATTGAGGCCGACATTCTGCCATATTGCGCGAAGAACAAAATCGGCGTGATCGCCTACAGCCCGCTGAGCTCCGGCCTTTTGACCGGCAAATACGGCAAGGGAACGCACTTCGAGGATTGGCGCGGCGGCGGCGGGTTCGGGATATTCAGGCCTGAAACGCTGGCGAAGGCCTATGACAGGGTGGAAAAACTCAAAGCCACCGCCGCGGAAATCGGCAAGCCGCCCGCCCATATTGCGATCAACTGGGTAATCGCCAATCCGGCGGTCACCGCGGCGATTGTCGGCGTAAAAGATGCCGCACAACTGAAAGATGGTGTAAAATGTCTTAGGTACCCGTTAACCACGGAGGAGAAAAAACGTGTCGAATTGGCAACCGGTTGA